A genomic stretch from Desulfotignum balticum DSM 7044 includes:
- a CDS encoding MarR family winged helix-turn-helix transcriptional regulator: MENKTSMQIMMRLRQIIQEMSRHSKQLQEKYKITLPQLICLNEIADHGPIAIGALTQIVFINNSTVTGIIDRLERRNLVHRVRISKDRRQVHVEITQAGRNFLENAPTPIHHRFMEKLEKMNSQDVSLLMWGLELLVDMLAQTDPASPSPTPPLHLIEADDDMSVPNGNI; this comes from the coding sequence ATGGAAAACAAAACCAGTATGCAGATCATGATGCGGCTGCGCCAGATTATTCAGGAAATGTCGCGGCATTCCAAACAGCTGCAGGAAAAATACAAAATCACGCTGCCCCAGCTGATCTGCCTCAATGAAATTGCGGATCACGGACCCATTGCCATCGGCGCGTTGACCCAGATCGTTTTCATCAACAATTCCACGGTCACGGGCATCATCGACCGTCTGGAGCGCCGGAACCTGGTCCACCGGGTAAGAATCAGCAAGGACCGGCGCCAGGTGCATGTGGAAATCACCCAGGCCGGCAGAAATTTTCTCGAAAATGCGCCGACCCCCATCCATCACCGGTTTATGGAAAAACTGGAAAAAATGAATTCCCAGGATGTATCCCTGCTCATGTGGGGGCTTGAACTGTTAGTAGATATGCTGGCCCAGACCGATCCGGCCTCCCCCTCACCGACTCCGCCGTTACATCTCATTGAAGCAGATGATGACATGTCCGTTCCCAACGGAAACATCTGA
- a CDS encoding class I SAM-dependent DNA methyltransferase has protein sequence MKDFSFVLPQVDKADQGKEKIIVTYKGETRELLTHDYGEIYKIPGLYENLFYDTLACQSPQVVCGLLEKAMNGNASNSQDRVALDVGAGNGMVGEELAKIGFNTIIGVDIIEEAVEATLRDRPGIYDEYFIEDLTDLPEKVEQKILEKDPNCMSIVAALGFDDIPPEAFASAYNLISEDGWIAFNIKDEFLQDNHPSGFSKLIDEMVASDIMEIVEKERYQHRLCLDGTPLNYYAVVGRKQEPVSDTFIAQYQ, from the coding sequence ATGAAAGATTTTTCATTTGTTTTACCGCAAGTCGATAAAGCCGATCAGGGAAAAGAAAAAATTATCGTCACCTACAAAGGGGAAACCCGAGAACTGCTCACCCATGATTACGGGGAAATTTATAAAATACCCGGTCTGTATGAAAACCTGTTCTACGACACACTGGCCTGCCAGTCACCCCAGGTCGTGTGCGGGCTTTTGGAAAAAGCCATGAACGGCAATGCTTCTAATTCACAAGACCGGGTGGCCCTGGATGTCGGAGCCGGCAACGGCATGGTGGGAGAAGAACTGGCAAAAATCGGTTTTAACACCATCATTGGTGTGGATATTATTGAAGAGGCGGTCGAGGCCACATTACGGGATCGCCCCGGCATTTATGATGAGTATTTTATTGAAGACCTCACGGATCTGCCTGAAAAAGTGGAACAAAAAATCCTTGAAAAAGATCCCAACTGCATGTCCATCGTGGCGGCCTTGGGGTTTGACGACATTCCACCGGAAGCGTTTGCCAGTGCATATAACCTGATTTCCGAAGACGGGTGGATCGCCTTTAACATCAAAGATGAATTTCTTCAGGACAATCACCCGTCCGGTTTTTCAAAACTCATCGATGAAATGGTGGCCTCCGATATCATGGAAATTGTTGAAAAAGAAAGATATCAGCATCGGCTGTGCCTGGACGGCACCCCGTTGAACTATTATGCGGTGGTGGGAAGGAAACAGGAACCTGTTTCCGATACCTTCATTGCGCAATATCAATAG